A region from the Rosa rugosa chromosome 6, drRosRugo1.1, whole genome shotgun sequence genome encodes:
- the LOC133713452 gene encoding RNA-binding protein CP29B, chloroplastic-like produces the protein MIPKNSVHGAFDSSVQVLLYFLTDLNLFVGNLPFTVDSAQLVELFKGAGNVEMVEVMHDKTTGRSRGFGFVSHHLGSQNFGCVG, from the exons ATGATTCCTAAGAACTCCGTCCATGGAGCCTTTGATTCCAGTGTCCAGGTACTACTCTATTTCTTGACTGACCTAAATCTCTTCGTCGGAAACCTTCCCTTCACTGTTGATAGTGCTCAGCTAGTTGAGCTCTTCAAAGGTGCTGGGAATGTTGAGATGGTCGAG GTTATGCATGACAAGACTACTGGGAGAAGCAGAGGATTTGGGTTTGTGTCTCACCATTTGGGATCACAAAATTTCG GTTGTGTTGGGTGA